AGCGTCGCCGACGCCGACCGGGACCGGGCCTACGAGTATCTGGAGAAGGGCGGCGCGGTCAACGTCGCCAACCTCTGTCGGTTCCTCGCCGACGAGTACGTCAGTGGCGACGACTTCGACCCCGAGGCCCCGGTCGAACTCCCGACGGAAGGCGTCTATCACCCAGACCACCCCGGCGGGGAGTACGCCGACCTCCGGAGCGAACTGGACGCCGAAAACCCGACCATCGGCGTCTGGTTCTACGAATCCCACTGGACCCACGAGAACACCCGGTACGTGGACGCCATCGTCCGGGAAATCGAGGCCGAGGGCGCGAACGCCCTCCCCGTGTTCTGCAATCCGGCGACGGACACTGACGAGCAGGAAGACGCCGAGTGGGTCGTAGACGAGTGGTTCACCGACGACGAGGGCGACCCGATTGTCGATGCGGTCGTCTCGTCGTTCATGTTCTCGCTGTCGATGGACGAGCGCGGCCGGAGCGCCAGTAGCGAGGGATGGAATCCCTCGGGTAGCCGGACGGGGTCCGGCGACGACGAGGAGGACGGCGCAGAAGCGGTCTTCCTCGACAGACTCGGCGTGCCGGTCCTCCAGACGGTGACGACGATGCGCTCTCGCTCTCGCTACGCCGCCAGCGACACCGGAGTCATGGGCTTCGAACTCGCGCTGTCGGTCGCCCTGCCCGAGTTCGACGGCAACGTCATCACGCACCCGATTTCGGGCAAGGAGCGCACCGACGACGAGGCCGGCATCGGGAGCGCGCCCAAACAGCACTTCCCCATCGAGGACCGGGTGCGCCACGCCGTCGGCCTCGCGGTGAACTGGGCCGAACTCCGCCACACGCCCAACGACGAGAAGCAAATCGCGGTGGTCCTCCACAACTACCCGCCGAGCGACGACGGCATCGGCACCGCGTTCGGTCTCGATACCCCCGAGAGTACGGTTAACCTGCTGGACGAACTCGGCAGTCGAGGCTACGACTTGGGCGGCAGAAGCCCCGAGAGCGGGCAGGAATTAGTAGACCAGTTGACCGCACAACTCACGCTGGACGACCGGTGGGTCGCGCCCGACGACGTTCGGGACCTGAGCGTGGACGTGGTGGACGCCGACCGGTACCGCGACTGGTTCGGCGAGAAGGACGACCGATTCCGCAAGAACGTTATCGAGGAGTGGGGCGACCCGCCGGACCGACCCTTCGCCATCCCCGGCGTCGAGTTCGGGAGCGTCTTAGTGACGGTTCAGCCACCGCGAGGATTCGGGATGGACTCCTCGAAAATCTACCACGACTCGGACCTCCAACCGCCCCACGACTACGTGGCCTTCTACTCGTGGCTCCGCCGGGAGTTCAGGGCCGACGCGGTGGTCCATCTGGGCACCCACGGCAGTCTGGAGTGGCTTCCGGGCAAGACGGTCGGACTGGACGGCGAGAGCGCCCCGGACCAGTTAATCGAGGACATCCCGAACGTCTACCCCTACATCGTGAACAATCCGGGCGAGGGAACGCAGGCCAAGCGCCGGTCCTACGCCGCCATCGTTGACTACCTCACCCCGGTCATGTCCAACGCGGGGACCTACGACGAAATCGGCGAGTTAGAGGAACTGGCCCGCCAGTACCGCGAGGCCGGGATGGAGGACGCCCGCGCCGACGACGGCGAGAAACTGGCCGACGAGATTCGGGCGCTGGTGGACGAGTTGGATTTGGCAGTCGAGTTGGGCATCGAGGGCGAAATCGACCAGCGGGTCGCGGTGAGAGGTCCCGACGAGGCCGGAACCACGCTCGCCGAGGGCGAGGTTGCGGGCGACGACGTGCCAATCGAGGAGTTAGTCGAGCGAATCCACGAGTACGTGACCGACGTGAAGACGACCCAGATTCGGTTGGGTCTCCACACGATGGGCGAACCGCCGGCGGGCGACCGACTCACCGAGTACCTCGTGGCGCTCACTCGCCTCGAAAATCCGGGCGTGCCGAGCCTCCGAGAGAGCGTGGCGGGAGTGCTGGGCGTCGATTACGAGGCCATGTTAGACTCGCCCGGCGAGTACGACGACGACGGCCTCGGGATGACCTACGCCGAGGCCGCAGACGAGGTGTACGACCAGAGCCTCGAACTGGTCGCCCATCTCGCAGAGAACGATTTCGACGCCGAGGAGATAAACTGGAATCTCCTCGTGGTGGACATCGACCCCCTCGGCGACGGCCGGGCCGAGAGCGGCGCGCACGACGATTTGCGCGAGGTCCTCCAGTTCGTCTGCGACGAGGCCGCGCCGCGAGTTCGGGGAGCGACGGACGAGATACCCCGGACCGCCGACGCCCTGTCCGGCGAGTACGTCCCGCCGGGTGGGAGCGGTGCGCCGACTCGTGGGGGCGTTGACCTCCTGCCGACTGCCCGGAACTTCTACACGCTCGACCCCCGGAAGGTGCCCGCCAAGTCGGCGTGGCGCGTCGGCCGAGAGGTCGCAGACGGCGTGGCAGAACGCCATCGCTCCGAGGAGGGCGAGTATCCCGAGGAAATCGGCGTCGTGGCGTGGGGAACGCCCACGGTCCGAACTCGGGGCGAGACCATCGCGCAGGTGCTGGCGCTGATGGGGGTCGAACCCGAGTGGACCGACGCCGGGCGAATAGACGACGTGAACCCCATCCCGCTGGACGAACTGGGTCGGCCGCGAATCGACGTGACGACCCGCGTTTCGGGGCTGTTCAGAGACGCCCTCCCGCAGGCCGCCGGGGTGGTCCACGACGCGGTGGACGCCGTGGCCGAGTTGGACGAACCCCACGAAATGAACTACGTCAAGAAACACGTCGAGGACGACGCCGCGGAGTTGGAAGCCCAAGGCGCGGAGAACCCCGAGAAAGCGGCCAAGCACCGCGTGTTCACCACCCGGCCCGGTGGCTACGGCGCGGGGACCAACAAGGCGGTGGACGAGGGCGACTGGGACGACAGGGCCGACCTCGCGGAGGTGTACAAGCAGTGGGGCGGCTACGCCCTCGGGAAGCGAGGCAAGGTCTCGGACGCTCACGACGCCTTCGAGCGCCGACTGGGCAACGTCGAGGCAACCGTGAAAATCGAGGACACGGCCGAACAGGACGAGTTCGACTCGTCGGACTGGTACGCCTTCCACGGCGGGTTTATCACTGCTGTCGCAGAAACGGCGGGAGAGGAGCCAGCGTCCTACGTCGGCGACTCCAGTAATCCCGACGACGTGGACGTGTACACCAACGAGGAGAAGGTTCGGAAGGCGATGCGCGCCAGAGTCCTCAATCCCGAGTGGCTCGACAGCATGGAGGACCACGGTTACAAGGGCGCTGGCGACCTCTCGACCACGGTAGACGTTGCCCTCGGGTGGGACGCGACCACCGGAGTCGTGAGCGACACCCTCTGGGACGACGTGGCTGAGAAGTACGCCTTCGACGACGAAAGGCAGGCGTGGCTTCGGGACGTGAACCCGTGGGCGCTCGACAGCATCACCGACACGCTCCTCGAAGCCATCGACCGGGGCCTCTGGGACGCCGACGACGAGACCGAGGACAGACTCAGAGACCTCAATCTCGACGTTGACGGCGACTTGGAGGAGCGCGCCAGCGAGGCGGTTCCCGCGGAGGTGACGAGCGATGACGACTGACTCGGACTTTGAGGAGTACGCCGACCTCGGCGCGACCACCGAGAGCGCGATGGACATCGCCGAGACCAGCATGGACCGGGTGCGCGAGTTGGTGCCCGACGAGACGCTGGCCGACCGCCTGCGCCAGAAGTCGGTCCACGCGACCGGCGACCCCGAGTTCCAGCACTTGATGCGCTTTACCGGCGACGACGAGAGCGAACCGGTCAGGGCCGGTGCGCGGGCGGTCCTCGACCAGCGACCAATCGTCACCGACATCACGATGGTCGAGGCGGGCATCACGGGCCGAGGCCACGACTGCGAGGTCCAGAAGGCCATCGGCAACGGCGCGGAGTTGGCCGCCGAAACTGGGATGACCCGGACCGCCGCGTCGGTCCTCGAACTCGACAAGCGAGGCGTCTACGACGGTGCCATCGCGGTCGTGGGGAACGCGCCGACAGCGGCGCTGGCGCTGGCCGACTGCATCGAGGACGGCACCCGGCCCGCGGTCGTGGTCGCCACCCCGGTCGGGTTCGTGAAGGCCGCCGAGAGTCGCCAGCGACTCCGAGAGGTCGCAGACGCCCACGGCGTGCCGGTCGTGACCAACGTCGGTCGGCGCGGCGGAAGCGGCCTCGCGGCCGGACTGACGAACGAACTGGTTCACGTGGCAAGCGACGTGCGGGATGGCGAGGTCGAACTTGCTGAGACCTCGAAAGCATCGAGCGGGCAACCGCGAGATGGCGAGGAGGAACTGTGACCGACGACTACGACCTCGACTCGGGACCCGACCCCGCGGACTTCGCAGTAGCAGAGCCTGAGTCCGTAATCAGCGAGCGGGACCCGGTTCACGCGGTCGGCATCGGTCCCGGCAACCTCGACTACCTGACTCCCCGCGGCGAGCGAGCGATTCGGGAGGCCGACGTGGTGGTCGGGTTCGAGACGGTCGCGGAGTTCGTCGCCGACCGGACCGACGCCGACCTGCTGACCTGCGGCTATGCCGACGAGGACGAGACGCTGGAACGGTTCGGCGAGCGCGTGGCCGAGGGTGAGACCGGGACCGCGGTGCTGATGGGCGACCCGAACCACTCGGGCTACCAGTTCGTCGGGAAGGTCGAGCGGGCGGTCGAGCGAGCAGTCGAGGAGGCCGACGAGTCGCGTCCGGTCCGGGTCGTGCCGGGCATCTCGTCGCTCCAGATGGCCGCCAGCAGGGCGCGGACGCCGATGGAGGACGCGGCGTTCGTCACCCTCCACAAGAGCGGGGACCTCGCACCGGACCTCGACCGCCTCCGGGCGACGGTCGGCGAGCGCCACCTGCTGGTCCTGCCCCGGCCCTACGACTGGATGCCGGGCGACGTGGCCGGGGAACTCGTAGCCGCAGAGGCCGACCCGTCGCTGACGGCGCTGGTGTGCGAGCGCCTGACCCACGACGACGAGTCCATCACCCGGACGACGCTCGGCGAGTTGGCGGAACATGCGGGCGGGACGGCCCCCGAGGACACGCCGTTCTCGGACCTCTCGGTGCTGGTCGTGCGGGCGGAGTGAGACTCGTTGGTCCGCCGGAGTATCACGAAGATTTACCACTTTCTCGAACGAGAGTCAGCGCGTGGCAGTAACGCCGCGAATACTCGGCGCAGTGTTGGTCGGCGGCCTCGCGCTCTACGTGCTGTTGGTCAGCGCGCGGGTCGCGGTCCAGCGATTCGTCAACGTCGCGCAGGGCTACGGCGTCTCGGAGGCCGTCATCGGACTGACCGTGGTGGCGGTCGGCACCAGTCTGCCGGAAATCTCGTCGCACGTCATCGCGTCGGTCGGGATTCTCGCGGGCAGTCTCGACCGAGGAGTCGCGTCGGCGACAGTCCTCGGCGGGAGCATCGGGTCGTCGATAACCCAGCAGACGCTTCTGGTCGGGCTACTTCTGCTCGGTGCGGGGCGGGTGACGCTCTCGCGGTCGTTCGTGCGGTCGAGTTACCTTCCGATGGTGCTGTCGGCCGCGCTGGCGCTGACGCTGGCCGCGGATGGCACCCTTGCGCGCACCGAGGGCGTGCTGTTGGTCGGGGCGTTTCTGGTCTACGTCTACTACACCTACGACCGACGCGAGGAAGCGACGATTCCCGAGAACGTCGAAATCGAGAACGCGGACCCGCGGACCGACGCCGCGGTCGGAGTCGCCGGGTTGGTGGTCGTGCTGGCGAGCGCCTACGTCGCGCTCTCGGCGCTGGAACTGCTCGTCGCCAGCCTCGACCTCGGCGGGTCGCTGGTCGGCATCGTCACACTCGGCATCGGGTCGGCGCTCCCGGAACTCTCGACGGTCACGGAGTCGGTCCGCCGGAAGCGCCCGACGCTGGCGCTCGGGACGCTGGTCGGGAGCAACGTGGTGAACCCCCTGCTGGCGGTCGGTCTCGGTACCGCGATTTCGGGCTACCGGGTTCCGCGCGCGGTGGTGTTCTGGGACCTGCCGTTCGTTCTCCTCACCGGCCTCGGCGCGTTGGTCTACGTCACGCGCGTCACCGGCGGGCAACTCCGGCGGCGCGACGCCAGCGCATTCGTGGTCGCCTACTTCGGGTTCCTGACCGGGCACCTCCTGCTGTTCCCGAGCGGGTGAGAAACCCCCAAGAGACAACCATCCATTTCCTTCGAATAACTGAATATTTCTTTAGCGCGTATAAAGGATGTTTATACCGGGCACTCGCCGGGGCGGACAAACGGCTGGGGCTTGGGAAGGCGTTCGCGGCGACGATTCCGGCGATACCGTCTCGGCGCTGGTTCACAGAAACCCGCGACCGGTTCCGAGGAGCCAACAATCAAGGGTCTCCACCCGAGAATCGAAGTAATGACGCTCCTACTCACGGGCTACGAACCGTTCGGCGACCACGACCGCAACCCAACCGAGGAGGTCGCCCGCGAACTCGACGGGCAAGAACTCGCGGGCCGGGAAATCGTCGGGCGGGTCCTCCCGGTGGAGTTCGACCGGGCGGGCGACGAGATGCGCGACCTCATCGAGGCCCACGACCCAGAGGCCGTCGTCGCAACCGGCCTCGCGGCGGGCCGGGCCGCCGTCAGCGTCGAGCGCGTCGGGGTCAACGTCGCCGACTGCGTGGGAATCCCGGACAACGCCGAGGCAGACCCGCGAAACGAGCGCATTCGGGAGGCCGACGCCGAGTCAGAAACCCCGCCAGCGGCCTACTTCGCCACCCTCCCGGTGGTCGAAGTCGTCGCGGACCTGCTGGACGCTGGCATCCCGGCGCGGGTGTCCAACACAGCGGGGACCCACCTCTGCAACAACGTCCTCTACCGGACCCGCAACTACCTCGAATCGGCAGGTCTCGGCGCGGAGACGCCGATGGGGTTCGTCCACCTCCCGCTGACCCCGGAGGGCGCGGCGAAGAAGGCCCGCGAGGACGAGGCCGCCAGCGGTGGCGGCGTCGAACCCAGTCTGGCGCTGGAGACCCAGATAGCCGCAGTGAAACGGACGTTCGAGGTGACCGTCGAAGCCGACCGATAAAATAGTCCCGCCGAGGAGTCACCCGAGGCACCGCTCTCGAAGCGAGTTGTTCGTCTCGTTGGACTCGTTGATGGCGTCGGTGGCGTCCACGGTGACGGCGAACTCGCAGTCGGGGTCGTAGCAGTTCCGGGGCCGAAGCGGAATCTGGAACCGCAACGTCGCCGATTGGCCGGGCGCGAGGATTGGCGTCTCTCGGGTCTGCGTCCCGTAGGTATCGAAATCGACCTCCGTTTTCGAGGGGCCTGCCGGCGCGCTCCCCCGGTTTTGGACCCGGACGAACAGTTCCCGGCCGTCGCAGTCGATTTCCGCGGGAACCAAATCCGGAGCGTTTCCGCGGCCGTCTCCCAACTGCCGGGGTGAGACGCGCTCTACGTCCATCGTTCGGACGCCGTCGGCCTCGGCCGAATACACCGCTACCACGTCTAACTCGGTGTCGGCCTCGATGACCACGAACCCGGTGAGCAGTCCGCCCCCGCCGACCACCTCGAATATCTGCCGACAGTCGATTTCGAGCGCCCCGTCGGGACCCAACCCGAACTCCTCGAAGTCCGACGGTTCGGCCCTCTCGGCCGGGAAGGCCGGTGCGACCTTCCACCGGAATTCTACCTCGTCGTCGGCCGGGTTGTGGACGTTCACCCCGGTTCGGTAGCGACCGCGGGCGAATCGCTCGCCCTCGGCCTCGCCGCAGACGAACTTGACGGCGTACTGGAACCGCGGTCGGTCCTCTTGGCGGTCCGCGTCGGTCGCCTCCCCCACATCGACTGACTCCCAGTCGAAGTTCGGCAAACCGGTCCGTCCGGTCGCCGTCGCCCGCGCCGGAAGGCCGCCGAGGAGCGACACTGCGGTAACTCCCTGCAACAGCGTTCGCCGGTCGATGGTGTCGGTTTCTCGTTGGGTCATGTTCCACCCGCAACGGTATTCTACACTAACATCTATGAACATAATTCATCGTTCACGCCCGCCACGGAACATTTCTCGACCGCGGTTGATTGCGGGCCGGCGTAACCGAAGTTATCGCGTTTCGGACCCGAGTTGGCTCGATTTATTCCCGAGTTTCGGGACAGCGACGAAGGTTACCGCCGAGCAACCGCGACCCACACCATTACGTCCCGCGACTCCCACACCTTACCCATGACCGGCCTCGTCCAGCAGTTCGAGCGCGAGGCGACCGACGCCGGGTGCGCAGTCCGCCGGGTCGCCGCCGGCGACTTCGCCGAGGACTTCGCGGGTCTCCTCGAACCCCCGGCGGTCGGCGCACCGCTCCCCTTCGAGGGCGTCTCGCTCCCCGAGCGCGTGACCACCGACCCGACGCCCGGAGAACTCGAATCCGCCGAAACCGGCGTTACGCCCGCCAGATTCGGGATTTCCGACTACGGGTCGGTCGCCATCGAGTCCACGCCGGCGGGCGACGAGCAGGTGGGCCTCTGGCCCGGCCACCACGTCGCGGTTCTCGCCGAGAGCGACCTCGTGGCCGACATGCCCGCCGGAATCGAGCGCGTCGGCGAGATTGCTCGGTCGGGCGGCGACGTGGTGCTTGCCACCGGGCCGAGCGCCACCGCCGACATGGGCGAACTGGTGGTCGGCGCGCACGGTCCTCGGAAGGTGAGCGTCGTGATTCTGGAGGACCGATGACCGGGAGAACTGATTCCGCCCAGCGCCGCGAGGAGAAGGCCGCCCGCATCCGCCACCTGCTCTCGACCGAGGGCGAGAGCGTCGAGCGAAACACGCAGGGGTTCAATCGCGGGCGCTACGACGCCGTGGCCGACCTCTCGGACTACGAGGAACTGAAGGACCAAGCCCGCGCCGTCAAGGAGGACGCCATCGCGCGCCTGCCGGAACTCATCGAGGAGGTCCGCGAGTCGGTCGAGTCCCGCGGCGGGCACGTCTACCTCGCCGACGACGCCGACGACGCGAATCGCTACATCCGGGAGGTCGTGGAGGACGAGGACGCTGACTCCGTAGTCAAGAGCAAGTCGATGACCTCCGAGGAAATCGAGGTCAACGACGCCCTGCGCGAGGCCGGCGCGGAGGTCTGGGAGACCGACTTGGGCGAGTTCGTCCTCCAAGTCGCCGACGAGGCCCCGAGTCACATCGTCGCGCCCGCCATCCACAAGTCCGAGGACGACATCGCCGAGTTGTTCAACGCCCACTTCGACCCCGAGGAACCCCTCGAAACTGCCGACGACCTGACCCGGTTCGCCCGCGAGTACCTCGCCGAGCGCATCGCCGAGGCCGACGTGGGGATGACCGGCGCGAACTTCGTGGCGGCCGACACCGGGACGCTCGCGCTGGTGACAAGCGAGGGCAACGCCCGGAAGACGGTGGCCGCGACCGACACCCACGTCGCGGTCGCTGGCGTCGAAAAGCTACTGCCCCGGTTCGAGGACGTGGCCCCCTTCGTGGAGTTGATTGGCCGGTCCGGGACCGGGCAGGCGATTACCTCCTACGTGACTTTCCTGACGCCGCCCGGCGACGCGCCGACCCTCGACTGGGACGCCGACGCGACGGGACCGGCCGACGACCGGGAGTTCCACCTCGTCCTGCTGGACAACGGCCGGATGGCGATGCGCGACGACGACCAACTCCGGGAGACGCTGTACTGCATCCGATGCTCGGCGTGTCTCAACTCCTGCGCCAACTTCCAGCACGTCGGGGGCCACGCCTTCGGCGGCGAGACCTACTCAGGGGGCATCGCAACCGGGTGGGAGGCCGGCGTCCACGGTCTGGACTCCGCGGGCGAGTTCAACGACTTCTGCACGGGATGCACTCGGTGCGTGAACCAGTGTCCGGTGAAAATCGACATCCCGTGGATAAACACGGTGGTCCGGGACCGACTGAACCGCGGCGAGGGGCCGGCAGGAGGAGACGGAAGTTCGTTCGACTTCCTCGTGGATGGCTTGACTCCCGACGAGGAGACCGACTCCTCGGGTCTCGGCCTCCAGAAGCGGGTGTTCGGCAACTTCCCGACGCTCGCCAGACTCGGGAGCGCGACCGCACCGGTGTCGAACTGGGTGGCCCGCGCTCCCGGCGCTCGGGCGCTGGCCGAGCGAGTGCTTGGCGTCGATTCGCGCCGGGACCTGCCGGAGTTCCGGCGCGAGAGCCTGCGAGACTGGTTCACGGCCAGAGGCGGACCCGCGGTCGGGGACGCCGACCGCGAGGTCGTCGTCTACCCCGACCCCTACACCAACTACGTCGAGGTCGAACGCGGGAAGGCCGCGGTCCGGACGCTGGAGGAGTTAGGCGTCGAAGTTCGGATTCCGGACCTGCCGGCGACGGGGCGCGCGCCGCTCTCGCAGGGAATGATTTCGACGGCGGAATCGCAGGCCGAAACCGTCGCCGACGCCCTCGGGCCGATGCTGGACGCGGGCAGGGACGTAGTGGTCATCGAACCCAGCGACCTCGCCATGCTCCGGGCCGACTACCGGAAACTCCTGCCCGACGAGACCGCCAGCAGAATCGCCGACCGGAGTTACGAACTGTTCGAGTACCTCTACGGCCTGCTGGAGAACGGCGCGGACGCCGACGGCCTCCGGGCGGGCGACGGCGAGGAACTCGCCTACCACGCCCATTGCCAACAGCGCACGCTCGGGTTGGAGGAGTACACCACGGAAGTCCTCGGAGAATTGGGCTACGAGGTCCGGACCTCCGACGCGGAGTGTTGTGGCATGGCCGGGAGTTTCGGCTACAAGCGCGAGTACTACGAACTCAGCATGGACGTGGGCGCGGACCTCCGGAATCAGTTCGCCGACGCCGAGCGCGCCGTCGCCAGCGGGACCTCGTGCTGTGAGCAACTCTCTGCGCTCCGCGACGAGACGGTACCGCATCCGATTCGATATATCGCTCCCGACGAGTAGCCATAACTATATATCTATTAAAACATCCCGTATAGGTTCTAAAGAAATCAAATTCTGTCCCAGATGCGGCGAACGATTGCCCGG
This genomic window from Halorussus lipolyticus contains:
- the cobN gene encoding cobaltochelatase subunit CobN → MPTIALYTATENELGSIQRAAERLTDIDLVVRSESDLDDGTDVDAFVDEIEETDATAAVLWLHGAEDSMPGYDHAVSRLRDAGVPLVVKSTGDAFAFEDTSVADADRDRAYEYLEKGGAVNVANLCRFLADEYVSGDDFDPEAPVELPTEGVYHPDHPGGEYADLRSELDAENPTIGVWFYESHWTHENTRYVDAIVREIEAEGANALPVFCNPATDTDEQEDAEWVVDEWFTDDEGDPIVDAVVSSFMFSLSMDERGRSASSEGWNPSGSRTGSGDDEEDGAEAVFLDRLGVPVLQTVTTMRSRSRYAASDTGVMGFELALSVALPEFDGNVITHPISGKERTDDEAGIGSAPKQHFPIEDRVRHAVGLAVNWAELRHTPNDEKQIAVVLHNYPPSDDGIGTAFGLDTPESTVNLLDELGSRGYDLGGRSPESGQELVDQLTAQLTLDDRWVAPDDVRDLSVDVVDADRYRDWFGEKDDRFRKNVIEEWGDPPDRPFAIPGVEFGSVLVTVQPPRGFGMDSSKIYHDSDLQPPHDYVAFYSWLRREFRADAVVHLGTHGSLEWLPGKTVGLDGESAPDQLIEDIPNVYPYIVNNPGEGTQAKRRSYAAIVDYLTPVMSNAGTYDEIGELEELARQYREAGMEDARADDGEKLADEIRALVDELDLAVELGIEGEIDQRVAVRGPDEAGTTLAEGEVAGDDVPIEELVERIHEYVTDVKTTQIRLGLHTMGEPPAGDRLTEYLVALTRLENPGVPSLRESVAGVLGVDYEAMLDSPGEYDDDGLGMTYAEAADEVYDQSLELVAHLAENDFDAEEINWNLLVVDIDPLGDGRAESGAHDDLREVLQFVCDEAAPRVRGATDEIPRTADALSGEYVPPGGSGAPTRGGVDLLPTARNFYTLDPRKVPAKSAWRVGREVADGVAERHRSEEGEYPEEIGVVAWGTPTVRTRGETIAQVLALMGVEPEWTDAGRIDDVNPIPLDELGRPRIDVTTRVSGLFRDALPQAAGVVHDAVDAVAELDEPHEMNYVKKHVEDDAAELEAQGAENPEKAAKHRVFTTRPGGYGAGTNKAVDEGDWDDRADLAEVYKQWGGYALGKRGKVSDAHDAFERRLGNVEATVKIEDTAEQDEFDSSDWYAFHGGFITAVAETAGEEPASYVGDSSNPDDVDVYTNEEKVRKAMRARVLNPEWLDSMEDHGYKGAGDLSTTVDVALGWDATTGVVSDTLWDDVAEKYAFDDERQAWLRDVNPWALDSITDTLLEAIDRGLWDADDETEDRLRDLNLDVDGDLEERASEAVPAEVTSDDD
- a CDS encoding precorrin-8X methylmutase, with amino-acid sequence MTTDSDFEEYADLGATTESAMDIAETSMDRVRELVPDETLADRLRQKSVHATGDPEFQHLMRFTGDDESEPVRAGARAVLDQRPIVTDITMVEAGITGRGHDCEVQKAIGNGAELAAETGMTRTAASVLELDKRGVYDGAIAVVGNAPTAALALADCIEDGTRPAVVVATPVGFVKAAESRQRLREVADAHGVPVVTNVGRRGGSGLAAGLTNELVHVASDVRDGEVELAETSKASSGQPRDGEEEL
- a CDS encoding cobalt-precorrin-7 (C(5))-methyltransferase; amino-acid sequence: MTDDYDLDSGPDPADFAVAEPESVISERDPVHAVGIGPGNLDYLTPRGERAIREADVVVGFETVAEFVADRTDADLLTCGYADEDETLERFGERVAEGETGTAVLMGDPNHSGYQFVGKVERAVERAVEEADESRPVRVVPGISSLQMAASRARTPMEDAAFVTLHKSGDLAPDLDRLRATVGERHLLVLPRPYDWMPGDVAGELVAAEADPSLTALVCERLTHDDESITRTTLGELAEHAGGTAPEDTPFSDLSVLVVRAE
- a CDS encoding sodium:calcium antiporter codes for the protein MAVTPRILGAVLVGGLALYVLLVSARVAVQRFVNVAQGYGVSEAVIGLTVVAVGTSLPEISSHVIASVGILAGSLDRGVASATVLGGSIGSSITQQTLLVGLLLLGAGRVTLSRSFVRSSYLPMVLSAALALTLAADGTLARTEGVLLVGAFLVYVYYTYDRREEATIPENVEIENADPRTDAAVGVAGLVVVLASAYVALSALELLVASLDLGGSLVGIVTLGIGSALPELSTVTESVRRKRPTLALGTLVGSNVVNPLLAVGLGTAISGYRVPRAVVFWDLPFVLLTGLGALVYVTRVTGGQLRRRDASAFVVAYFGFLTGHLLLFPSG
- a CDS encoding peptidase yields the protein MTLLLTGYEPFGDHDRNPTEEVARELDGQELAGREIVGRVLPVEFDRAGDEMRDLIEAHDPEAVVATGLAAGRAAVSVERVGVNVADCVGIPDNAEADPRNERIREADAESETPPAAYFATLPVVEVVADLLDAGIPARVSNTAGTHLCNNVLYRTRNYLESAGLGAETPMGFVHLPLTPEGAAKKAREDEAASGGGVEPSLALETQIAAVKRTFEVTVEADR
- a CDS encoding CARDB domain-containing protein, whose amino-acid sequence is MTQRETDTIDRRTLLQGVTAVSLLGGLPARATATGRTGLPNFDWESVDVGEATDADRQEDRPRFQYAVKFVCGEAEGERFARGRYRTGVNVHNPADDEVEFRWKVAPAFPAERAEPSDFEEFGLGPDGALEIDCRQIFEVVGGGGLLTGFVVIEADTELDVVAVYSAEADGVRTMDVERVSPRQLGDGRGNAPDLVPAEIDCDGRELFVRVQNRGSAPAGPSKTEVDFDTYGTQTRETPILAPGQSATLRFQIPLRPRNCYDPDCEFAVTVDATDAINESNETNNSLRERCLG
- a CDS encoding LUD domain-containing protein; translation: MTGLVQQFEREATDAGCAVRRVAAGDFAEDFAGLLEPPAVGAPLPFEGVSLPERVTTDPTPGELESAETGVTPARFGISDYGSVAIESTPAGDEQVGLWPGHHVAVLAESDLVADMPAGIERVGEIARSGGDVVLATGPSATADMGELVVGAHGPRKVSVVILEDR
- a CDS encoding LUD domain-containing protein, coding for MTGRTDSAQRREEKAARIRHLLSTEGESVERNTQGFNRGRYDAVADLSDYEELKDQARAVKEDAIARLPELIEEVRESVESRGGHVYLADDADDANRYIREVVEDEDADSVVKSKSMTSEEIEVNDALREAGAEVWETDLGEFVLQVADEAPSHIVAPAIHKSEDDIAELFNAHFDPEEPLETADDLTRFAREYLAERIAEADVGMTGANFVAADTGTLALVTSEGNARKTVAATDTHVAVAGVEKLLPRFEDVAPFVELIGRSGTGQAITSYVTFLTPPGDAPTLDWDADATGPADDREFHLVLLDNGRMAMRDDDQLRETLYCIRCSACLNSCANFQHVGGHAFGGETYSGGIATGWEAGVHGLDSAGEFNDFCTGCTRCVNQCPVKIDIPWINTVVRDRLNRGEGPAGGDGSSFDFLVDGLTPDEETDSSGLGLQKRVFGNFPTLARLGSATAPVSNWVARAPGARALAERVLGVDSRRDLPEFRRESLRDWFTARGGPAVGDADREVVVYPDPYTNYVEVERGKAAVRTLEELGVEVRIPDLPATGRAPLSQGMISTAESQAETVADALGPMLDAGRDVVVIEPSDLAMLRADYRKLLPDETASRIADRSYELFEYLYGLLENGADADGLRAGDGEELAYHAHCQQRTLGLEEYTTEVLGELGYEVRTSDAECCGMAGSFGYKREYYELSMDVGADLRNQFADAERAVASGTSCCEQLSALRDETVPHPIRYIAPDE